The Boseongicola sp. DNA segment CTTACTCCTGGGCTATGCCAAGGCTTCGTGCCGGAGACGAAATCGTGCTTTCGGTCATGGAACATCACGCAAACATAGTGCCGTGGCATTTTTTGCGCGAACGCCAAGGTGTTGTTCTTAAGTGGGTCGATATCGATGAAACCGGTGGTTTGGATGCACAGAAGGTCGTTGATGCAATTTCGGAAAAAACCAAACTTGTTGCGATAACACAGCTCTCAAATGTCTTGGGCACCCGGGTTGATGTGAAGTCGATCACCGAAGGCGCCCATGCCAAAGGTGTTCCTGTCTTAGTCGATGGCTCGCAGGGCGCAGTTCACATGCCGGTCGATGTGCAGGACATTGGGTGTGATTTCTATGCGATCACCGGACACAAACTTTATGGACCGTCGGGGTCCGGCGCCATCTATATTCGCCAAGAACGTATGAACGAGATGCGGCCGTTTTTCGGCGGTGGCGACATGATACGAGAAGTCCACAAGGACCACGTGACCTATGCAGATCCTCCGATGCGTTTTGAAGCAGGCACGCCGGGTATTGTGCAGCAGATCGGGTTTGGAGCCGCATTGGAATATCTGATGGCGCTGGGTATGGAAAATGTGGCTAATCACGAAAATGAGTTACGTGACTATGCCGTCGAGAAGCTTTCGGGTCTCAACTGGATGAGTGTTCAAGGCACCACGGCAGACAAGGGCGCAATATTCTCATTCACACTCAACGGTTCCGCACATGCTCACGACATTTCCACCGTCCTGGACAAGAGGGGTGTAGCAGTGCGGGCCGGGCACCATTGTGCCGGTCCATTGATGGATCATCTGGGCGTTTCGGCCACCTGCCGAGCCAGTCTCGGACTTTACAACACCAAGTCCGAAGTCGACACTTTTGTTGAGGCATTGGAACTGTGTCACGAGCTCTTTGATTAGACGTCGATCAACGGATGCTTGGCGGCAAACAGTTCGGCATCTAGCAGTTCCTCTATCCCACTTCGTAGTCCTTTAATCACTGTGCGAACGCGCTTTGTATCAGCGGTCGCAGGATTAATATGGATGTGCAAAACCCGCTCGATCCTGTCCATTTCGCCCGTCGCCCTAATTAGGCCTTCATCGCGCTTGGCCAGGCACATAGGCAACACGCATCGCCCAAAGCCAGATCGTGTTGCTGCCAGAAGAATTGTCGCATCCGTTGCTGTTAGCCGGACCT contains these protein-coding regions:
- the sufS gene encoding SufS family cysteine desulfurase; translated protein: MFDVDKVRGDFPILDRQVNGKPLVYFDNGASAQKPSVVIDAVTQAYSQEYANVHRGLHYLSNLATEKYESVRGTIARFLNAASEDEIVMNSGTTEGINLVAYSWAMPRLRAGDEIVLSVMEHHANIVPWHFLRERQGVVLKWVDIDETGGLDAQKVVDAISEKTKLVAITQLSNVLGTRVDVKSITEGAHAKGVPVLVDGSQGAVHMPVDVQDIGCDFYAITGHKLYGPSGSGAIYIRQERMNEMRPFFGGGDMIREVHKDHVTYADPPMRFEAGTPGIVQQIGFGAALEYLMALGMENVANHENELRDYAVEKLSGLNWMSVQGTTADKGAIFSFTLNGSAHAHDISTVLDKRGVAVRAGHHCAGPLMDHLGVSATCRASLGLYNTKSEVDTFVEALELCHELFD